The Streptomyces halobius genomic interval CCCGCTACGTGGGCGACATAACCTACCTCCCTGTGGGCAACGGTCAATTTCTGTATCTGGCAACGGTGTTGGACCTGTGCTCGAAACGGCTGGCGGGCTGGTCGATCGCCGACCACATGCGCACGGAACTGGTCACCGACGCGCTCAAGGCCGCGGCCGCGGCCCGGGGTGCCGACGGCCTGCGCGGGGCAACCTTCCACAGCGACAACGGGGCGCAATACGTCTCGAAGGAGTTCGCCCAGGTCTGCAGCAAGCTCGGCGTGATCAGATCGCGCGGCGCGGTCGGCACGAGCGCGGACAACGCCGCCGCGGAATCCCTGAACGCGACCATGAAACGCGAGACGCTCCAGGGGAGAAAACGGTGGAACGGGGCCCGTGAGGCCCGGCTCGCAGTCTTCCGATGGGCGACTCGCTACAACACCCGCCGACGGCACTCCCGCCTCGGCCAGATCAGCCCGATCACTTACGAACAGCGATCAACTACGCTGGCCACCGCCGCATGACAACCGGTGTCCACGATCAAGGGTGAAGCCCCTCCCGCCGACCTGGAGCCGACTGGGCTCTGTCCAGTTCTAGACAACACATTGTCAGCTGCGGTTGCGGATCATGCTCTCTCATTACCCCAACGGCGCACAGGAGTGACACCCGCATTCCGTTAGGAGTTCTAAGGGGACACGGGGCTGCTCGGCTCAGCCCGTTCCTACCCCGAGACTGTGAGTCTGTCTCAACGAACCCAGTCCATGCGTCTCACCCAACCGAGTCCACACACGTCAGCGGCATGCGGACGACTAACTTCGTTGAGACAGGACAGGGACTCGTGCGGTTGACACACCGCAGGCAGTGCACAAGCACCGCCGGACAGGACCGCGCGTGACGATCCAGAGACCAGGGTGACCTGATGGACACAATGAGCGTCAACGTGGCAACCGTCCGTTCCGCGGTATCCATTGCCGGCGTACGCCAAAGCGCCCGGGATTTCCTCGAAGACCTGGTGCCGCCGGCGAGCGCGGCTGAGGCTGCCGACACCGGGGTCCTTGTTGTCTCGGAGCTCGTCACCAACGCCCTGCGCCACGGCGGCGCCTGCACCCTGGACCTCACCGCGCACCCGGAGAGCATCGAGGTGGCCGTACATGACCGGAGCCTGCAGGCTCCGCGCATGCGCGCCCCCGACCTGAACGGCGGCACCGCAGGCTTCGGCTGGCCCGGCCCCGGGTCGCTTCGCCGCGGAATGCCAGCCACCCACGGCTGGTCACAGGTCCTTTGGTGACGCCGAATGAGGACCAGGGGTGGAATCACGTGAGAACTCGCAGCTCCCCGTGGTGAGAAGTAGCACCGCGACGGTCTCCACCCTCGCATTGATCATCTTCGCGCCGATGCTCAGGCTCCTTGCCCACGACGGCACCAGACCCCAGCGCAGTGGTCGGAGCTGCCGCGTGACCTCGCCGGTATCGCGTTCGACGCGTTCGAGCACCGACCACACATCATTGGTCGGGCCACATTCCAGCTCGGATCCAGCGCCTGGTCGGGGGTCCAGCGCGTGACGTCGAACAGGTCGACCAGATCCTGCGGACAGCGGGTGGAGACATATCGGCCGCACATGCCCCCACGCTGCCAGCCACCGGTCGGCACCCGTGACTCCGCCCGCCGTACAAGGGCGCCACCCCGTCCTGAGGGGGTTGGGTCTCAGCCTCTGTACTGCGGCTGGGCGAGCCCGGCCGGGTCGATCTCGAAGGGGAACGGCTCCTTGATGCGGGTCACGGTGCCCGACAGGGCGGTCGCCGTTTCGACGTACCGGCCGCCGTCCAGCTCGCTGACGATCAGGCGCGGGGCCGGGTCGAACTCCAGGCGCCAGTAGTGCGGGACCGCTGCCTCGGCGTAGAGCAGGGGCTTGAGCTTGCGGTCCATGGTCTTGTTGCCGGGTGAGACGAGCTCGACGACCAGCTGCACGGCATCGGCGTCGATGCTGACGCCGTCCTCGGCGGTCGCGCCCGCGTCGGCGACGACGATGTCCGGCACGACCAGGCCGGACGGCAGGAGGACGTTGATGGCCTCCAGCACTTCCACCGGAGCGCGGGCAGCACGGGCGGCCGCGTCCAGAGCGACGTGGAGCCGGAAGCTGGCGCGCTGGTGGCGCAGGCCTGGGGCGGGGGACATCACGAGTGACTCCCCCAGCAGTTCGTAGCGGACGGTCCGGTCTTCGGGCAGGGCCAGGACGTCCTGGACGGTCCAGGGCCCGTGGTGCGTAAAGCTGGCAACGCTCATCCCTTCACCTCCATCACGTACTGACAGTCTGGCCTGCCACGACGGCCAGTGTCTCCTGTCCCACCTCCGGCATTCCCGTTGGCGGCTTCCCAGCCCCCGGCAGAGCTACGACCGCCACCCGAGGGCCAGGGCGAAGCGCCTCTGATCGGCGCGCAGCTGAGCGCAGACAGGAGCGAGGTGAGGGCCTTCGAGCTGCTCCCGGACACACTCGCCGAGCTGTTCACCGAGGCCTGGCGGCTGGTCCGCAAGAGGAGAGGCCGACGGCCTGACCCGCGGCGGTGTGGGCTGGTTACGCTTGCGGACGGGGCTTCACGCCGGGCCTGGTGAAGAAGCGCAGGTCCCGTTATCCCGCCGTGCGCGATTAGAGAATCCCGAGCTCGGTGTCGGGGCGGCACAGGACGCATGGATCGACGCCCTCGGTGAGGGCGCGCATGGCCTGATCCCGGCTGACGGGGCGACCGCGACGGCCAGCGCTTCGGCAGCCGCCTACGTGTACAGCGATGGGGTGCGCCCCGTGCCCGATGCTGAGCTGCACAACCCAATCCGGCGGCGGTGGCGGTGTGGCCCGCGCCTGCTGCGCGGCGCGCTGCTCGGCGACGCTGATCTGCTCCCGGACGCGTTCGAGGCTGATTTCGAGCCACGTCTCCAGGACACGGAGGCGACTCACATCCGGCGGTAGGTCGTTCACAAAACGACCTCCACCTTCGGCGCGCCGACAGCGAGGGGCAGCCGACTCGTCCATCGCTACGCCGCGGGCTCTTCCGGTGATCGGCGCCGTGGTGCTGCCCTCGGAGCAGCAGCATTCGCTGCAACAGCAGGGCCTCGGGCTGCAGGACGCTGCACCGGCCGCGGCTGCACGGCGAGGCCGGCCTTGCTACCCGTGCAGCAGCCGTGTGCCGCGTGGCCGGCCCGCGCCGACGGCTCTGCTGACATCTGAGAGTCTCACGTCGCACTCCGTCGACCTGGGAAAACGGGGTGTGTGCCTCACAGCAGCAGCGGTTACAGGACGGTGCCGTGCAAGGCGTGGCGGTCACCGTAACGGCGTAGCGGCAAGCGTCGTTCAGGAGTCCGGCGGTACGGCCTCCGGGTCGCTCTGCGGGGCGTAGGTCTTCATTGCGGTGTCTGTCATGAGTGCCGAGATCCGGCGCCATTCCTGGTGTTGGACTTCGGCAATCCGGAGCCATTGCTCGGCTCGGTAGCTGTCCAGTGCTTGCCCGGCGACGTCACGCTGGTGTTCTTGGGCGTCCTGAGCGGCACGAGTGACGTCCTGGACGGTCATCCCGGTGGCTTGCGCCTGGACCCGGGCGCGGTGGAAGCGAGCGGTGCCGGGGGCGATGCGGACGGGCTCTTCGAGGGGGCGCAGCCAGACGGCGGGCAGCGCGGTGTAGGTGACGGTGGCGTCGAGGATGGCCTCGTTGCCGTCGGTGTCGGTGATGAAGCCGTCGATCTCGTACGCGGGGCCGGCGGGGAGCTCCAGGAGCTCGGCCTGCTCTGCAGTGAGGCGCAGGGTGGCCCGGTTGGTGGTGAGGGCCTCGTAGCCGTCGACTGTGGCGGCTTCGGGGGCGATGTCGGTGACGGTGATGTCGAAGCGGTCGCCGCGGCGCTGGTGCAGCCGCATGTCGGCGGCGAACCCCGTGCGGGTGCGGGGATGGCGGGTGCGGAGGGCCGGCGGCAGACGCTGCGGGACCTTCACCTGGTAGGTCTCGCCGATCCGAATGTCCTGGACACGCATGCGGGCCTCCTGAGCCCCCCTCCAGTCTCCTGCAGGCCGTTCTGGGCGTCATCGCGCGAACCTGCGCGGCGTCCAACGGCGGCCGGGCTGGTTCGGCGATGACGCCCTGGTCCTCGTCGTGCTCGCTCACCCTCCATCGTGCCCGGCGTCGGTGGGCCGGACCGGAGTCGCGCGGGGTGGTACGGAGGTCGACCCTACGACGTGCGTGGGAGACGGGCGGGGCTACAAGGCAGAGCTGGTCTTGAGGAGGGAGGAGTCCCGCACCAGGAAGATCAACCTGTGGTTCGCGCCCGGCCTCCGCGACGGCGCGAGTCCGAAGCCGCACAAGGCGAAACGACTGGATTCGCTTGGTTCCGACGTGATCCGACTGGCGCCATCGAGCCCTGCAATGGATGGCCCCTCTGCCCCCTCGGACGCTCATTCACCCCAGGCTTCGGCGTCGCTCTTACCGTGACCGTATCGGGCGAGGGCTTCTCTCAGCGCGGCCCGCTGCTGGTCCGTCATCGGCCCGAGGACACAGACAGGGACCATCTTATTGCGGACGAGTGCCGCTCCCAGGAACGGCCACCCTGCCGTATGGTCTACAGCCAAGCGCCAATTACCCTTCGTGAACTTGACGTGGAGTCCGGCGCTGCACCGATAGAGGCCGCCCGTGTCCTTTCCGACGACGTCGTCGATGGCGAACGTCTGTATCTGGTCCCATCGGTATTCACGCCGGTCGGGGCCGTGGGTGGTCCTGATGCCCGGCGGCCCGATCTGCAGGGACCAGGCAGTCTTGTTGAACCTCACGACGAGAAGGGATAGGAGCGCAAAAACTCCGATGAGGCCGAACACCGCACTCCACAACTCGTCAGGCACCGTGATGAAGAAGCCCACGAGCGCCACAGCCAACGCGGCCGTCGAGCACTTGACCAAGATGACTGGTCGACTGTTGGCGTAGGCAGACAGGGGCTCTTTTCCCGTCCATGAGATGGTGAACGGGCCGTTCGAGCCGGACGGTTGCTGCGTTCCGTCCAGCGGGAGCGTACCTGGTGGAGGCGGCTGCACCGCCGTGGTCTGCCGGTCCGAATGTGGGGGGACCCTGCTCGGCTCGGCGGTTGTGGGGATGCGGTCGAGTTGTCTCAGTGCCTGGGAAAGGCTGGCCGCATTCGGGTACCGCTTGTCGGGGTCTTTGTGCAGCAGGGTGAGCACGAGGTCGTCCCAGGCGGATGGGACGCTCGTGGAGACCGAGCTGGGGGCGGGTGGCTCCTGGGTGAGGTGTGCCGAGAGGTAGCCCACGGTGTCGGGAGCCTGGAACGGAAGCCGGCCTGTAATCAGCTCATAGAGGAGGCAGCCGAGCGCGTACAGGTCGCTGCGCGGTTCCGGGAAGCCACGTGCCTGTTCGGGGGCCATGTACGGGGGTGTGCCCAGGATGAAGCCGGTCTGGGTGAGGCGGTCCGCGGTCGCGTAGGGGTCGGCCGCCCGCGCGACGCCGAAATCGAGGACCTTCACGGCCCCGGACGGCGTGATGAGGATGTTGGAGGGCTTGATGTCCCGGTGCATGACTCCGGCCTCGTGCGCGTCGGCCAGGGCGTCACATATCTGCGCGCCCCAACGGGCCGCGTCCGGCAGGGTGACAGCGCCGCGGGGGCGCAGCTTCGTGTCCAGGCCCTCGCCTCGGACCAGCTCCATCACCAGAAACGGAACCCTGTTGTCCGCCGTGCCGGTCTCACCGAGGTCGTGGATGGTCACGATATTGGGGTGCTGCAGCTGGGCGGTGATCCGTGCCTCGCGAAGGAACCGGTCGCGTGCCTCGTCGCCGCGGCTTCCGCTGCCGGTAAGCAGGGAGATCACCTTGACTGCGACGGGTCGACCCAGTGTCTCGTCCTGCGCCTCCCATACGTGCCCCATTCCGCCCTCGCCGATCTGTCGCACCAACCGGTAACGGCCCCCGAGGAGCTGGTCTCGCACTGTCCGCCTCCCCCGTTTCGATCAACTCCGCCTACCGCCGGCGAACCGGCACCCCGGGATCATGACGCGACCGCGAGCGCAGCGCACGATACGCAGTACCGTGTCAAACGGCAGAGGTGTTCGCCAAGAAGGCCCGAGCGTCCAGAATCTCCGCCTCACCGACCACCCGGTCGTCGATACGGAACCGCTCCTGTCGCTGCTCCTTGTCGCGCCGCGGCTTCCTCACCTTGAACCGTCCCATCGCGGGTCCCCCTCCATATGTGGTCGGCCCAGCCTCAGACAGGCGACGGCAACGGCACAAGAGCGCCTCGCGCCATCCCGCCCGCCTCCGGCGCGGTACCACCGCGAGTGCTACGGGCACCGCGTGATGGCCACCGCGCTGGCCAGGTCGGTCCTACGTGTGAGCCACCTGAGCCGACGCGAGCACAGCGGATACGGCCCACCGGTACCCGCCAGCACCTCGGCAGGGGATAATCGCTCCATGGCCTCGCAGTCCTCCCCCACCGCCGCACCGTCCGCCACGGACGTGCTGCGCCAGCGGTACGCCGACCGCCTGCCTGCCTCCCTCGACGACCTCACCGGCCCTACCCACGGCCGCGTCGAGCTGCCGCTGCACATCGCCTGGTCCGGCCTGCGCACCTACAACCTGGACCAGCCACGCCAGCGCATGAGCTACTACCGCACCGCACTGGCCGAAGGGCAGCGCGACGACCTGACCGCGCTGCTCAACAAAGGCATGCTGGTCTCGCTGTGGCCAGTGCTGCGCACGCTGGTCAGCCGGCACATCCGAGAGGTGTGGGAAGCGGCCTTCCCCGCTCTGGCCAGCAGGACCTCCGCAGCCGCGTGAACCTCAGCGCACTCCACCGCCGGCTCCTGGCCGACGTCCTCGCCATCGGCACCCCCTACCCCCTGGTCATCACCGGCGGCTACGCCGTACAGGCCCACGGACTGGTCAACCGCCTCAGCCAGGACCTCGACGTCGCCACCGAGAACCCCGCACCCATGGCCGACATCGCCCGCACCCTCCAGCAGGGCCTGTCCCAGCGAGGCTGGCACGTCACGGTGATCAGCACCGACCCGCTCTCCGCCCGCCTCGTCGCCACCGACGCCGACGGCGCAGCCTGCGAAGTCGACATCCTCAAGGAAAACCTGTGGTCGCCGCCACGCGAAACCGACTACGGCCCGGTCCTCGCACTCGACGACGTCATCGGCACCAAGGTCCGAGCCCTGGCCGACCGCGGCGCCGTCCGCGACCTCATCGACGTCCAAGCCGCCGCCGAACACCGAACCCACCCGGAACTCGAACAGCTCGGCCAGCGCCACGGACGCGACGACTTCCGCCTCGACGACCTGCGCGACCGTCTGGCCAGGCGCCGAGTGGTACGACGACGAGGAATTCACCGCCTACGGCCTCACCGATGACGCCATCACCGAACTCAGAACTGGGCCCAGCAATGGGCCAGCGACCTCGACGAACGGCTGGCACGAGAAACCGGCGAGTACGAAAACTGACCCGCCCGACCGGCGCGGCCGGCGGCTGGTCGGCACCCACGCCGCCAGCTGCAGCATGCGTCTGCCGCCCGGACCAGGCGGGGGCGAGGACAAGTGGTTCGAGGTGCGATCAGCCAGTGCGGGCGGTGCGATGGGATCATGGCGCAGACCATCGCAAAGCGGACGATCACCTGGGGCCTGGTGACCATCCCGGTGACTGTGCATGCCGCGACCGCCCCGCATCCCGTCCCGCTCCACCAGGTCCACACACGGTGCGGCGGCGGCCGGATCCGGCTGCGACGCGTCTGCGAACGAGAGGGCGTCGACGTCCCCTACGACCAGGTAGCCCGAGGCTTCGACGCCGGCGACGGGCGCGTTGTGGTGCTATCCGAGGAGGACCTCGCCGACCTTCCGCTGCCGACTTCACCCCGCGCTATCGAGGTACTCGCCTTCGTGGCAGCGGATCGGATCGACCCTCTGCTGCTGCATAAGCCCTACTACCTCGGCAGCGACCCCGCCACGGCGCGTCCGTACGCCCTCCTTCGCGACGCCATGCACGAGAGCGGCCTGGCCGCCGTCGTCAGGGTGGCCTTGCGCAACCGTGACTCCCTCGCCCTGCTCCAGGCGCGCGGCGAGACCATCGCGATGCAGACGCTTCTTTGGCCTGACGAACTGCGGAGCAGCGAGGACATCACCGTGCCGCGCACGGAGCCGCCGCGTCGCCAGGAGCTGCAGATGGCCCGCACCCTGATGGACACCGTCAGCGAGGACTTCCGCCTGGAAGACGAGCACGACGTCTACCGGGCCGCCCTCGAACAGGTCGTCGCCGCCCGCCTCGAAGGGCTTGAGCCACCGCACGCACCCGCTCCGGTCGAAGGCGGGCCCATAGACCTGATGGCTGCCCTGGAGGAGTCCGTACGGGCCGCGCGGTCACGCCGCGGGAGCGAACAAGTAGGCACCCGGGAGACGGAACAGCCCGACTGGGCCCGAGGTCACCGGCGACTCGCTGACCGGTATGTTGTCGTCGACCAAGGGCGCCGCGCACCTCGTGGTGACGCTGCTGGTCCAGGACCACACAGCCGATGCTGTGCACGCCGGAGCAACAGGCGCAGCTGGACGCGAACGCGACCGCGCCGTAAAGCCTGACCGGCATCGCGTTCAGCCACCAGCACGGCGTGGTCCTCGCCGACCTGCCCCATCACCGGATCGTGTGCCAGCTGGGACAACGGAGGTCGCGGCGTACGTCCTGCCGTGATGCGCGCCGCCTGCCGGTCGGCCCTGGCCGGTCACACCGTCCGGGGCGGGAGCGTCTAAGTCACTGAAAGATGTGGCGGGCCGGGCACGGATGAGGGAGAGCAGGACAGTCGTGAAGCGTGCGGGAACAGGTGAGACGGCCGAGGACGTGACGGCGGCCGTGGGCGGCGACCGGGCGGCTTTGGAGCGGGTGGTCCGTGCGGTGCAGCCGGAAGTGTTCCGGCTGGCCGTGCGGTTCTTCGGTGATCCCCGTGATGCCGAGGACGCGGCCCAGGAGGCGCTGATCCAGGTGGTCACCCGGCTGGACCGGTTCCGGGCCGAGAGCGCCTTCTCCACCTGGGTGTACCGGGTGGCGACCAACAAGTTTCTGTCCATCGCCCGTACCCGGGGCGAGCGGCAGGCACTGAGCTTCACCGATTTCGACACCGAGCTCTCCCGCCTGCCACAGTCCCCTCTGGCGACACCGCATCCTGACGTCGAGGAGCAGCTGCTGATCGAGGAGGTCAAGGTCGGCTGCACGCTCGCGATGCTGCTCTGCCTGGATCGTGAGCACCGGATGACCTACATCCTCGGCGAGATCATGGAACTGGACCATGCGACCGCGGCGGAGATTCTCGGCATCACGCCGGCCGCGTACCGCAAGCGTCTGCAGCGTGCCCGGGAGCGGATCACCCACCTGATGCGCGCTCGGTGCGGGCTGTTCGACAGGGCCAACGCCTGCCGCTGCCGGAAGCGGGTGAACACGGCGGTCGGCCGCGGCTGTGTGGACCCCCATGACCTCGTGTTCGCCACCTCGGCGCAGCAGGCCCGGGAGTTTCCCGAAGTACTCACCGAGATCCGCCGCCTGGAGCACGCCGAACGCGCCGGTGCGATCTACCGATCGCACCCGGAAGCACGCTCCCACGTCGACCTGGCCGGCTTCGTCGACGGCCTGTTCCCCGCCTAATGGGAGCTACGGGGCCGGGGAATGCTCGGTTCCGTAGCCGCCAGCAGGTGAGCACTATCGCCGCCGGAAGCAGTCGAGTTCTGGTGTCAGACCGTGCCCCTGCTGGTGGTCGGGAGGCCAGACCGCTGATGGGGTGGCGTGCCCGCCCCGCGGGGCGTGAGCACTGGATCCATTAGGCCGCGCGCCGTGCCTTCCGCAGGCTACGACGCGCAACGAGAACACACTTGGGGAGGGTTTGTTGCTGCTGATCGGTGACGACTGGGCCGAAGACCACCACGACGTCGAGCTCCAGGACGAGGCCGGCCGCAAGCTGGCCACCGCGAACCTGCCCGAAGGAGTCGCCGGCATCGCCAGGCTCCACGAACTCATCGCCCGTCACGGCGGTGAGCTGGATCCTGGGGGAACCGCGATGTCCACGGAAGCGATGTCCTGGCTGACAGCGGGGCGGGGGTCGGCCGGGTTGCCGGGGTAGCGCGTCATAGGGCACTTCACCTTTCGGGCGCTGACGCGCGGGCGCCGGGCCGGAAGCAGGGCTGCGAGTACAGCTCGGCCGATCCGGCCGGAGTGCCCGATGCCGTCGTTCGCGGACAGAATGCCTCGCGCCGCGGTGAGCTGGTCCCGCGCCGCTTCGAGAGCCACGGTGAAGCTCGCGCGGTCGGGGTCGACGCCCGGGACGGACTCGGCCGCCTCGACCATGGCCCTGCGGAGAACCTGGTAGAACGCCAGGACCGCCCACAGTTCCTGCTCCAGCCCGGAGGGGTCGCAAGAACGCAGGACCCGCCCGCGCAGAAGCGTGTGCCGCAACGAGTAGAAGGCCGATTCGATCTCCCACCGCTCATGGTAGAGCTGCACGAGTACGGACGCGGGGTCGCTGCCGGGTTCGAGGAGTGTGGTGACCAGACGGTAACGGTCGTGCACGCGATCGCCGTTGCGCAAGGTCACGGTGATGTCCGCCTCGATGACCCGGAGCCTGAGCCCGCCCAGCAGGGTGAGATAGGAGCCGTCGGCGAGGACCTCCAGGACGACGGGCTTGCGGTGCGGGCCAAGACGGGCCAGCAGCTGAGCGCCGCTGCGGGCGACGGCCGCGTAGAAATTGTTCCCGTCAAAGCCCCGGTCGGCCAGCAGGAGCATCTTCGGCGACAAGAGATGCATGAGCTCGGCGGCATGAGTCGGCTCACCGACACCGGTGGGGCCGAAGACCGCCCCGAGCAGGCCCCGCGTACCGGTCTCGACCAGGGCCGTCAACCGCAGGGCCGGATAACCCGAAATGCCCCACCGATGCTTGGACTTACTGAACAGACTTCGAATCCGTGGCTGGTCAGGGGCCTTGAGCGAGCTGCAGCCGTCGAAAACGACCGTGCGCCAGGAACGGTAACAGGTGCCCCTCGTGGCCGGTCGGGCGAGCGGTCCGGACACCGCCTCGAACAGCGCCTTCAAGGGTGCCGGCCCCAGACGGCGGCGCAGATCACGCAGTGCCTTCTCCGACGGCCGGTGCAGAGCCAGCCCGTCGAGGCCGGCGACGAGCTTGTCCCATACGCGTGCGTATCCCAGCGCCGGATACATCGCCAGGGCCAACAGGAAGTAGATGCCGACCCGTGACGGGAGATGCCGCAGACGACGATGGCCCGTACGGGTCTCCTCCAAGACGGCGTCGGCCAGCTCGAACGGCACATGCTGGGTCAGCTCGCCAAGGTGTCCGGGCGCGAAGGAACCAGCCGCGCAGGTGATGGTTTCGGTGAACGTGGTGGTGGCACACTGATCGGGCAACGGGACCTCTCGGGCAGGAAGACCTTGGACGGCTTCTCTGCCTAACGAAGGTCCCGTTGTCACGTCCGCAGCCTCACCAGCCGCCGATTTGACGATGCCGCATCTCGCTTAACTACGCGGCATTGCCGACTACCCCGAACGATTCGACTCCCTGGCCCACGCCCGCGAATGGTTCGACGCCTTCATCTCCTACTACAACCACGAACACCGGCACTCGGGCATCGGATGGCACACGCCAGCCAGCGTCCACTTCGGCACCGCCGAGGAGGCCCGCGACCAAAGAGCCGTCACCCTGGCCGCGGCATACACCCGCCACCCCGAACGCTTCGGCCGCCGCCCCACACCACCCGAAATACCCCAGCAGGCGTGGATCAACGACCCCGCCAAACGCAGGGAACCCACACCACAGATCTCATAGCATCACAAACGTCTCACTGGACTTGAAATCTTCCGCCACGATGCTCACCGATCCGGCCCTGACCGGCATGCCACGGCCCGCCTTCGAACACCTCGTCACAGCCTCGGAGCCGTACTGGGATGCCCTGGCCGAGGCGGCCTTCCAACGGCGCTTCCACCGCCCGCGCAGCTACCTCCACCCGCAATCCAGCAGCCTGGACCACTACCACCGCCTCCTGGCAGCCCTCTTACGCCGCCGCCGAGCGATCACCAGCACCTTCCTGGCCCAACTGCTGGGAGTCGGCCGCACCAACCTGTCCAACCAGTTCCAGGACGGCCACCGACTCCTGGACCTGCACCGCGTAGTCGTCACACCGCTCCCCGGACCACCCGCCCGCACCGTGGAACAGATCCGAGCCCGCTTGACTCCCGACGAAGACCACCGAGCAGACCAACCCTGACAGTTATTCAGATACAAGTCCCGGGCAAGGTCGCCAACTGCCAGGCAGGCGTGTCACTTCATCTCGCCTCTGACCATGCCTCGGCCGCGGTCGACTGGCGCCTGTTCCTGCCGCGGACGTGGGACCCAGCCTCGCCGGAGGCCGATCCCGCCAAGGTCGCCCGGCGCGCGCGGTGCGGCATCCCCGATGACGTCGGGCATGTCGAGAAGTGGCAGCTCGCCCTGGACATGATCGACGAGACACGGTCCTGGGGCCTGGAAATCCCCCTCGCCGTCGCGGACGGCGGATACGGGGACACCGCCGCCTTCCGGCTCGGGCTTGAGGAACGCGGCCTGCACTACGTGGTGGGTATCTCCACCACGGTTACTGCCCAGCCGGGCGATGCAACACCGCACACTCCGCCCTACAACGGGACCGGACGCCCACCGGTGGCGAAGTATCCCGAGGCAGCCAGGAAGGTGAAACAGCTGGTCATCGACGCCGGACGTGTGGCGGCCAGACCTGTCCAGTGGCGTGAGGGATCCCGGCCCGGCACCGGCCGAAGCGGCCTCAAACGCATGTACTCCCGGTTCACGGCTCTGCGAATCCGGCCCGCCGGACGCGAGATCCGCCGCACCACACAGGGGCCCGAGCTGCCCGTGTGCTGGCTGCTGGCCGAATGGCCCGCGAAGGAGGCCGAGCCGGTCCAGTTCTGGCTCTCGAACCTGCCCGCCGACACCCCGCTGACCACACTCGTGCGGCTGGCGAAGATCAGATGGCGGATCGAGCACGACTACCGGGAGATGAAACAGGCCCTGGGGCTTGCCCACTTCGAAGGCCGCACCTGGAACGGCTGGCACCACCACGTCACCCTCGTCTCCGCCGCCCACGCCTTCTGCACCCTCCAGCGACTGGCCAGAGCCCCAAAAGAAACGGCGCCGGCCTGAGCCTCTACCAGGTAGTCCGCGAGTTACAGACGCTCCTCGCGGTCTGGGCCGGCGCCTGCCCCACCTGTCACCGCGACATACTCACAGCCACACCAACCTGACCAAGCCCTACTAGTAGGACTCCGTTAGGTCTGTCTCGATCTTGGTGTCATGTGTGTCCTGGTGGGCAGGCGTTGTTGGCAGGTGGTGCAGATGCCGGTCCAGCAC includes:
- a CDS encoding ATP-binding protein, with the protein product MDTMSVNVATVRSAVSIAGVRQSARDFLEDLVPPASAAEAADTGVLVVSELVTNALRHGGACTLDLTAHPESIEVAVHDRSLQAPRMRAPDLNGGTAGFGWPGPGSLRRGMPATHGWSQVLW
- a CDS encoding Uma2 family endonuclease gives rise to the protein MSVASFTHHGPWTVQDVLALPEDRTVRYELLGESLVMSPAPGLRHQRASFRLHVALDAAARAARAPVEVLEAINVLLPSGLVVPDIVVADAGATAEDGVSIDADAVQLVVELVSPGNKTMDRKLKPLLYAEAAVPHYWRLEFDPAPRLIVSELDGGRYVETATALSGTVTRIKEPFPFEIDPAGLAQPQYRG
- a CDS encoding DUF6233 domain-containing protein gives rise to the protein MNDLPPDVSRLRVLETWLEISLERVREQISVAEQRAAQQARATPPPPPDWVVQLSIGHGAHPIAVHVGGCRSAGRRGRPVSRDQAMRALTEGVDPCVLCRPDTELGIL
- a CDS encoding serine/threonine-protein kinase produces the protein MRDQLLGGRYRLVRQIGEGGMGHVWEAQDETLGRPVAVKVISLLTGSGSRGDEARDRFLREARITAQLQHPNIVTIHDLGETGTADNRVPFLVMELVRGEGLDTKLRPRGAVTLPDAARWGAQICDALADAHEAGVMHRDIKPSNILITPSGAVKVLDFGVARAADPYATADRLTQTGFILGTPPYMAPEQARGFPEPRSDLYALGCLLYELITGRLPFQAPDTVGYLSAHLTQEPPAPSSVSTSVPSAWDDLVLTLLHKDPDKRYPNAASLSQALRQLDRIPTTAEPSRVPPHSDRQTTAVQPPPPGTLPLDGTQQPSGSNGPFTISWTGKEPLSAYANSRPVILVKCSTAALAVALVGFFITVPDELWSAVFGLIGVFALLSLLVVRFNKTAWSLQIGPPGIRTTHGPDRREYRWDQIQTFAIDDVVGKDTGGLYRCSAGLHVKFTKGNWRLAVDHTAGWPFLGAALVRNKMVPVCVLGPMTDQQRAALREALARYGHGKSDAEAWGE
- a CDS encoding RNA polymerase sigma factor: MKRAGTGETAEDVTAAVGGDRAALERVVRAVQPEVFRLAVRFFGDPRDAEDAAQEALIQVVTRLDRFRAESAFSTWVYRVATNKFLSIARTRGERQALSFTDFDTELSRLPQSPLATPHPDVEEQLLIEEVKVGCTLAMLLCLDREHRMTYILGEIMELDHATAAEILGITPAAYRKRLQRARERITHLMRARCGLFDRANACRCRKRVNTAVGRGCVDPHDLVFATSAQQAREFPEVLTEIRRLEHAERAGAIYRSHPEARSHVDLAGFVDGLFPA
- a CDS encoding IS4 family transposase, yielding MPDQCATTTFTETITCAAGSFAPGHLGELTQHVPFELADAVLEETRTGHRRLRHLPSRVGIYFLLALAMYPALGYARVWDKLVAGLDGLALHRPSEKALRDLRRRLGPAPLKALFEAVSGPLARPATRGTCYRSWRTVVFDGCSSLKAPDQPRIRSLFSKSKHRWGISGYPALRLTALVETGTRGLLGAVFGPTGVGEPTHAAELMHLLSPKMLLLADRGFDGNNFYAAVARSGAQLLARLGPHRKPVVLEVLADGSYLTLLGGLRLRVIEADITVTLRNGDRVHDRYRLVTTLLEPGSDPASVLVQLYHERWEIESAFYSLRHTLLRGRVLRSCDPSGLEQELWAVLAFYQVLRRAMVEAAESVPGVDPDRASFTVALEAARDQLTAARGILSANDGIGHSGRIGRAVLAALLPARRPRVSARKVKCPMTRYPGNPADPRPAVSQDIASVDIAVPPGSSSPP
- a CDS encoding integrase core domain-containing protein codes for the protein MADYPERFDSLAHAREWFDAFISYYNHEHRHSGIGWHTPASVHFGTAEEARDQRAVTLAAAYTRHPERFGRRPTPPEIPQQAWINDPAKRREPTPQIS